The Stratiformator vulcanicus genome has a segment encoding these proteins:
- a CDS encoding rhomboid family intramembrane serine protease translates to MFPLYDDIKSRRTPIVNYAIVGLCTVMFLFQLASPTQLVDELAMIPERISDPTATIEIPVERVMVDTPEGPKPGYRFREANPAIVPAWLTPLTCIFLHGGWMHIIGNLWFLIVFGDNVEDRFGHLGFLIFYLGCGVAASLSHLISAPHSMTPTVGASGAIAGVMGAYMMLYPGAKVFTLVPIFFIIQILVLPAPFFLGIWFVMQLLEGTASIGQTTGVAWWAHIGGFAVGAIAAWVMKITHLAKPPVQERRAGSGRFRNYQGNAFRRGDRR, encoded by the coding sequence ATGTTCCCTCTTTACGATGACATCAAGTCGCGGCGAACGCCGATCGTGAACTACGCGATCGTCGGGCTGTGCACCGTGATGTTCCTGTTTCAACTCGCCTCGCCGACGCAATTGGTCGACGAATTGGCGATGATTCCGGAACGGATTTCCGATCCGACCGCGACGATCGAGATACCGGTCGAGCGTGTCATGGTCGACACGCCCGAAGGACCCAAGCCCGGTTATCGGTTTCGCGAGGCAAATCCGGCAATCGTGCCCGCATGGCTGACGCCACTGACCTGCATCTTCCTGCACGGCGGGTGGATGCACATCATCGGGAATTTGTGGTTCCTCATCGTGTTCGGCGACAACGTCGAGGACCGCTTCGGCCACCTTGGATTTCTGATTTTCTATCTGGGCTGTGGCGTCGCGGCGAGCCTGTCGCATCTGATTTCAGCCCCGCATTCGATGACGCCGACCGTCGGCGCCAGCGGGGCGATCGCGGGAGTGATGGGCGCCTATATGATGCTCTACCCCGGCGCGAAGGTGTTCACGCTCGTGCCGATCTTCTTCATCATTCAGATCCTTGTGCTGCCCGCTCCGTTTTTTCTCGGCATCTGGTTCGTGATGCAGTTGCTCGAAGGAACGGCTTCGATCGGCCAGACGACCGGCGTCGCCTGGTGGGCTCACATCGGCGGATTCGCCGTCGGCGCGATCGCAGCGTGGGTCATGAAGATAACGCATCTGGCCAAACCTCCCGTGCAGGAGCGTCGAGCGGGCAGCGGCCGGTTCCGGAACTATCAGGGCAACGCCTTCCGCCGCGGCGACCGCCGATAA
- a CDS encoding transposase, whose product MSRNKPQFESRFRNENPAARQAAETTQFTPSFDSPHRRGAARPGEGSISDRQWKAIAPLLPAEPARGRHRTTDVRSVVEAIHYRWQTGCPWRQLPQKFPPWPTVYTYFRAWLRDGTLRSLREVLKPPRPSEISDPNRAA is encoded by the coding sequence ATGTCTCGGAACAAACCCCAGTTTGAAAGTCGTTTTCGGAACGAAAACCCTGCTGCAAGGCAGGCAGCGGAGACAACGCAGTTCACACCGTCATTCGATTCGCCGCATCGCCGTGGTGCGGCGCGTCCGGGTGAGGGTTCGATTTCGGATCGTCAGTGGAAGGCGATTGCTCCGCTGTTGCCGGCCGAGCCCGCGCGGGGTCGGCATCGCACGACCGATGTCAGGTCGGTTGTGGAAGCGATTCATTATCGCTGGCAGACGGGCTGTCCGTGGCGGCAATTGCCGCAGAAATTTCCGCCGTGGCCGACCGTCTACACGTACTTTCGCGCGTGGTTGCGTGACGGCACGTTACGCAGTTTGCGGGAGGTACTCAAACCGCCCCGGCCATCGGAAATATCGGACCCGAACCGCGCCGCGTGA
- a CDS encoding sensor histidine kinase produces MKSSHSTIWTTCLIASGVVAAFCGALAYAVAGPATALIDPNLLIYVHVAIACVGPVLVGLLTGRAFHAAMKRATAIVRRAELRPEFANSAGPFTPILAEMIPRLESAEQHSSDSDRKRAELEARRHIEQRKFAQLSASLDCIPDAVVLCDAADRIVFSNRAASTLWCDGNSCVSDLSALPELAKLIQETRSRTEATNRRAAEFTVGTGESARAFRAIATSIANDDQPAIAVVLKDVREERQEKERHVQFISSVCHELKTPMASIRAYTELLIDDDVETEQERKETYGFIESQVDRLTRMVNNMLNFARVETGVIKVQREDLELNDVLTKAGKVVSQLAEEKNQTFVSELSDLYLAAHLDKELFGQGVINLLSNAVKYTPAGGEVRLRSRLEDDCIVVEVSDNGLGIPEESLPKLFDRFYRVPGNNSAAKGTGLGLALVKHIVTELHNGTIDVTSEVGKGTTFRLTLPFGHRSKRSGRSSSRSVSTTEPESASTTSE; encoded by the coding sequence ATGAAATCCAGTCATTCCACAATCTGGACGACCTGTCTCATCGCCTCCGGTGTCGTTGCCGCGTTCTGCGGCGCCCTGGCTTACGCGGTCGCCGGTCCGGCTACCGCATTGATCGATCCCAATCTCCTCATATATGTCCACGTTGCGATCGCGTGTGTCGGGCCGGTCCTCGTCGGTCTGTTGACGGGGCGGGCCTTTCACGCCGCCATGAAGCGAGCGACCGCCATCGTCCGTAGAGCGGAACTTCGTCCAGAATTTGCGAACTCAGCCGGTCCCTTCACTCCGATTCTGGCCGAGATGATTCCGCGACTTGAAAGCGCCGAGCAGCACTCCTCCGATTCAGACCGCAAGCGGGCCGAATTGGAGGCGCGAAGACACATCGAACAACGGAAATTTGCACAGCTTTCCGCCTCACTCGACTGCATTCCCGACGCGGTCGTGCTTTGCGATGCGGCCGATCGCATCGTCTTCAGTAACCGAGCCGCATCAACTCTGTGGTGCGACGGAAACAGTTGCGTCAGCGACCTGTCCGCTCTCCCCGAATTGGCCAAACTGATTCAAGAAACGCGGTCCCGGACTGAAGCCACTAATCGCCGGGCGGCTGAATTTACCGTCGGGACAGGCGAATCGGCCCGGGCCTTCCGCGCCATCGCGACCAGCATCGCCAACGATGACCAACCCGCGATCGCCGTCGTCCTGAAAGACGTCCGCGAGGAACGGCAGGAAAAGGAGAGGCACGTCCAATTCATCTCCTCAGTCTGCCACGAGCTGAAAACTCCGATGGCAAGTATTCGAGCCTACACCGAACTGCTGATCGACGATGACGTCGAGACGGAACAGGAGCGGAAAGAGACCTACGGCTTCATCGAGTCCCAGGTCGACCGGCTGACCCGGATGGTCAACAACATGCTAAATTTCGCCCGAGTCGAAACGGGAGTCATTAAGGTCCAGCGGGAAGACCTCGAACTTAATGACGTACTAACCAAGGCCGGTAAGGTCGTCAGCCAACTCGCCGAAGAAAAGAATCAAACATTCGTTAGTGAATTAAGCGACCTCTACCTGGCGGCTCACCTCGATAAAGAACTCTTCGGTCAAGGTGTCATCAATCTGCTATCGAACGCCGTGAAGTACACGCCCGCGGGGGGAGAAGTTCGACTGCGCAGTCGCTTGGAAGATGACTGCATCGTCGTCGAAGTTTCCGACAACGGCCTCGGCATCCCTGAGGAATCGTTGCCCAAACTCTTTGACCGCTTCTATCGCGTTCCCGGTAATAATTCTGCCGCTAAAGGGACCGGCCTCGGGCTGGCACTTGTGAAACATATCGTGACCGAACTTCACAACGGGACGATCGACGTCACATCAGAGGTCGGGAAAGGTACGACGTTCCGCCTGACTTTACCGTTCGGCCATCGTTCGAAACGCTCCGGACGTAGTTCATCGCGCAGTGTGAGCACGACTGAACCAGAATCGGCCTCCACCACCTCCGAATGA
- a CDS encoding GlsB/YeaQ/YmgE family stress response membrane protein, whose translation MGTVINVILWIIFGAFCGGIAQFLVPGKQNLGWIASIALGVVGSFVGGFLWTFFQTGQGQFSPGGIIMSIVGATVLLAIYVFATKRR comes from the coding sequence ATGGGTACCGTCATCAACGTCATTTTGTGGATCATCTTCGGGGCGTTTTGCGGCGGTATCGCCCAGTTCCTGGTGCCCGGCAAGCAGAATCTAGGCTGGATCGCTTCAATCGCCCTCGGTGTTGTCGGCTCGTTCGTCGGCGGATTCCTGTGGACCTTCTTTCAAACGGGCCAGGGACAGTTCTCACCCGGCGGAATCATTATGTCGATCGTCGGCGCAACGGTCCTCTTGGCGATCTACGTCTTCGCGACCAAGCGTCGTTAA
- a CDS encoding SpoIIAA family protein, with protein MNSQIRLLLDGRIVEIRVKGRVTRTAFEQFGPTLRNLMERHGSIRLLLLYDQFDGWTIGGYRRAFGFHFRHRRKIERLAIVGLSPNLRRFARMSLSPARELRFFESAESDEANAWIWEGLDDASQPD; from the coding sequence ATGAATTCGCAAATCCGACTCTTGCTCGACGGCCGAATCGTCGAAATCCGCGTCAAAGGTCGGGTCACTCGAACCGCATTCGAGCAGTTCGGGCCGACGCTCCGCAACCTGATGGAGCGACATGGCAGCATTCGCCTGCTGCTTCTTTACGATCAGTTCGACGGCTGGACGATTGGCGGCTATCGTCGGGCGTTCGGCTTTCATTTTCGCCATCGCCGGAAGATTGAGCGGCTCGCGATCGTCGGACTTTCGCCAAACCTGCGTCGCTTCGCCCGCATGTCACTCTCACCGGCGCGCGAGTTAAGATTCTTCGAAAGCGCTGAGAGCGACGAAGCGAACGCGTGGATCTGGGAAGGGCTCGACGATGCGTCCCAACCCGACTAA
- a CDS encoding ThuA domain-containing protein encodes MLMRRVDLLSIVAIVAVVLTVALASAGAQTNEAGESASNVESNAKSPVEAARTPVVDPSSNDAPLIVFLTGDEEYRSEESMPMLARILKRDYGVRVEVLYALAPDGTINPTNVESIPGMEILEQADLLVLFTRFRDLPHDQFRHFLKYVDSQKPIVGFRTATHAFRFRDESSQHRAWNGPKMRELIGQQWITHHGHFGDGKEPLTAVEPVAAKSMHPILRGVKPFNAYSWLYHVSGGGDTLAGDSDPLVEGRSLRSKHAAEGREARYPSEQPVVWTKTYNSAGDGSGRVFFTTLGHPFDFKQESMRKLALNGILWALGQEKQIPQDGANATIVGDYDPNNSGFGDKYKKDLRPAEL; translated from the coding sequence ATGCTCATGCGACGAGTCGATCTCCTCAGCATTGTTGCGATTGTTGCGGTTGTTCTGACGGTGGCGCTGGCTTCGGCTGGGGCTCAGACGAACGAAGCAGGCGAGAGTGCATCCAACGTCGAGTCAAATGCGAAATCGCCAGTCGAGGCAGCGCGAACGCCGGTGGTTGATCCTTCGTCGAATGACGCGCCGCTGATCGTATTCTTGACGGGGGACGAAGAGTACCGGTCGGAAGAGTCGATGCCGATGCTGGCACGCATCCTCAAGCGTGACTACGGAGTTCGGGTCGAAGTCCTTTACGCCCTCGCCCCCGATGGCACTATCAACCCGACGAACGTCGAATCGATCCCTGGGATGGAAATTCTGGAGCAGGCGGATTTGCTGGTCTTGTTCACGCGATTCCGTGATCTGCCACACGACCAATTTCGCCATTTTCTGAAGTACGTCGATTCGCAAAAACCGATCGTCGGTTTTCGAACGGCCACGCACGCTTTCCGGTTCCGCGATGAAAGCAGCCAGCATCGGGCGTGGAATGGCCCGAAAATGCGAGAACTGATCGGCCAACAGTGGATTACGCATCACGGCCACTTCGGCGACGGCAAAGAACCGCTGACAGCGGTCGAGCCGGTGGCCGCCAAGTCGATGCATCCGATACTGCGGGGGGTGAAGCCCTTCAACGCGTATTCGTGGCTTTATCATGTATCCGGCGGTGGCGACACGCTCGCCGGAGACAGCGATCCGCTTGTGGAAGGCCGTTCCTTGCGATCGAAACATGCCGCCGAAGGTCGCGAAGCCCGTTACCCTTCTGAGCAGCCGGTGGTTTGGACGAAGACCTACAATTCAGCCGGTGACGGATCGGGACGCGTATTCTTCACAACGTTAGGTCACCCGTTCGACTTCAAGCAGGAGTCGATGCGGAAACTGGCCCTCAACGGAATTTTGTGGGCACTGGGGCAAGAAAAGCAGATTCCGCAGGATGGAGCAAACGCCACGATCGTCGGCGACTACGACCCGAACAATTCCGGCTTTGGTGACAAGTACAAGAAAGATCTGCGGCCGGCCGAGTTGTGA
- a CDS encoding response regulator transcription factor, with translation MTIKVSICDDEPHITRAVAMKLSKAGFNVESYSDAEDLWSKFTEFKPQLVVTDYQMPRMDGLSLIRNLRAHPEGQDVPVVLLTAKGFELEQSELNLMGGTIRLCPKPFSPRELLAVCKELCADASIEA, from the coding sequence ATGACTATCAAAGTTTCTATTTGCGATGACGAGCCGCATATCACCCGTGCGGTTGCGATGAAGCTATCGAAGGCCGGATTTAATGTCGAATCATATTCGGACGCCGAAGACCTGTGGTCGAAATTTACCGAATTCAAACCGCAACTCGTGGTGACCGACTATCAAATGCCCCGGATGGATGGTCTTTCACTGATTCGCAACCTTCGGGCACACCCGGAAGGCCAAGATGTGCCGGTCGTTTTATTGACGGCGAAGGGCTTCGAACTCGAACAGAGCGAATTAAATCTGATGGGCGGGACGATCCGACTGTGCCCGAAGCCGTTTAGCCCCCGTGAACTCCTCGCAGTCTGTAAAGAACTCTGCGCCGATGCGTCGATCGAAGCCTGA